The Manihot esculenta cultivar AM560-2 chromosome 11, M.esculenta_v8, whole genome shotgun sequence genome includes a region encoding these proteins:
- the LOC110625872 gene encoding UDP-glycosyltransferase 92A1, which produces MGSDSQHIVMLPFMAHGHLIPFLALARQIRRRTGFTVTIANTPFNIQHLRSTMNSSSSSSPPEPSICLVELPFSVSDHGLPANTENSENLPLDLIGKFFAASTSLRNPVHGLLSDIVAKEGKPPLCVISDIFFGWADEVAKSVGTVNLSFSTGGAYGSLAYISLWLNLPQRKADSDEFHVPGFPDSYRFHITQLHQFLRNADGTDSWSKFMQTQISLSLQSFGFLCNTTEEIEPLALELLRKYIKLPVWSIGPLLPPDVLNGSSLSGSGSGSSITIQRAGKKPGISTERCLEWLDLQSPVSVLYISFGSQNCITLSQMIEMAIGLEESTKPFIWVIRPPVGFDRKAEFKAQWLPEGFEERINSRKQGLLVRNWAPQLEILSHKSIGAFLSHCGWNSVLESLSQGVPIIGWPLAAEQAYNSKMLVEEMGVSVELTRGLQSTITWKEVKEVVDLVMEPKGKGDHMRKKALEISMLMRKSVKEEGEEIGSSVKALDDLVNILLSKRQENKPIA; this is translated from the coding sequence ATGGGATCTGATTCCCAGCACATAGTGATGTTACCGTTCATGGCTCATGGTCATCTCATCCCATTTCTTGCTCTTGCAAGGCAAATCCGCCGGAGAACTGGCTTCACCGTCACCATCGCCAATACCCCTTTCAACATCCAACACCTTCGTTCCACCATGAActcctcatcatcatcatccccACCTGAACCCTCCATCTGTCTCGTGGAGCTCCCTTTCTCTGTCTCCGACCATGGCCTACCCGCCAACACTGAAAactctgaaaacttgcctttagATCTTATTGGGAAATTTTTCGCAGCATCAACAAGTCTTAGGAACCCAGTTCATGGTCTTCTTTCTGATATTGTAGCTAAAGAAGGGAAGCCTCCGCTCTGTGTAATATCAGATATTTTCTTTGGATGGGCAGATGAAGTTGCCAAGAGTGTAGGTACTGTTAATCTGAGCTTTTCTACCGGTGGAGCCTATGGCTCTTTGGCTTATATTTCTTTGTGGTTGAATCTTCCTCAACGGAAAGCTGATTCCGATGAGTTTCACGTGCCGGGATTTCCTGACAGCTACCGTTTTCATATAACTCAGTTGCATCAATTTTTAAGAAACGCAGATGGTACTGATTCATGGTCCAAGTTTATGCAGACACAGATCTCACTTTCTTTGCAATCCTTTGGATTTTTATGCAATACAACTGAAGAAATTGAACCTCTAGCATTGGAGCTCTTGAGGAAATATATTAAGCTTCCTGTTTGGAGTATTGGACCTCTTCTTCCACCTGATGTGCTCAATGGTTCATCCCTTTCAGGTTCAGGTTCAGGTTCAAGCATAACCATTCAACGTGCAGGGAAAAAACCTGGGATTTCTACAGAGAGATGTCTGGAATGGCTAGATTTACAGAGTCCAGTTTCAGTTCTTTACATCTCTTTTGGTTCACAAAACTGCATTACTCTGTCTCAGATGATAGAAATGGCAATTGGGTTGGAAGAAAGCACAAAGCCTTTCATTTGGGTGATAAGGCCACCAGTGGGTTTTGACAGAAAAGCTGAATTTAAAGCACAATGGCTACCAGAAGGATTCGAAGAGCGAATCAACAGCAGAAAACAGGGATTGTTGGTGAGGAATTGGGCACCCCAGTTGGAGATTCTGTCACACAAATCCATTGGAGCATTTCTCAGCCACTGTGGTTGGAATTCTGTACTGGAAAGCTTGAGCCAAGGTGTGCCGATCATAGGATGGCCTCTAGCAGCAGAACAGGCGTATAATTCTAAAATGCTGGTGGAAGAAATGGGTGTTAGTGTGGAGCTGACAAGAGGACTTCAAAGCACTATAACTTGGAAAGAAGTGAAGGAGGTGGTGGATCTGGTAATGGAACCAAAAGGGAAAGGTGATCATATGAGGAAGAAGGCTTTGGAGATTAGTATGTTAATGagaaaatcagtaaaagaggaaGGTGAAGAGATTGGGTCTTCTGTCAAAGCATTGGATGATCTCGTAAATATCCTTCTATCCAAAAGACAAGAGAACAAGCCAATtgcatga